The window AAAAAATAAATAACTTAATAGATTACTTTAAAGCGCAGGATATAAGTTATATCAACAGGTATGAAAATATCAAGCCCCTAACAGATGAATTTGATAATTTATTAAGTAATATTTATATTCTGTTTGCTGCAATTGCTATTATTGGCGGTGTTCTGATCTATAATACATACTCAATCAACGTTAGAAAGAGATTAGAATATTGGGGGACATTAAGGACACTAGGTTTAAAGAAAAGCAAAGTAATTGTAACAATGCTTATGGAGATATGCTTCTATTCCATTTTAGGAATAATGTTTGGTGTAGTATTCGGCATAGGTATGGGGATCCTTATATGCATTTTGACTGATACAAATATTTATTCATATATTCCGGAAAATTACTTTACAATTATAGCAATTGCAATCAGTTTAATTGTACCTATTATGTCAGTACTGTTATCGACTAGAAAGCTGCTGAAAAAGTCGCCTATTGAAATGCTTTTTGGGACAAGATCAACTGCTGATAAAAACAGACCTAGGAGTGCAATAACAATTGAAATAGGTATAGGCATATTACTTATTGTACTGTCGGTCGTAGATATATTAATGTTTGGAAAATTTGACGATAAGACACTTGTATTGGTATATTCATTGCAAATCATCTTATGTCTAATAGGTGTAATATTCATTTTAAAGCCGTTCATAGAAGTGAGTGCGAAGTTTTTGATGAATATAAAAAATCCCTTTTTGAGGCTTGCCTGCTTCAATATAAAAACTAACCTTGTAAGTCTTAAAGGTATTGTTATGTCGATGGTATTAACGGTCATAATACTTTATACAATAATTGGTTTTTCAACGAACTTCAAGGATTGGGCAGTTAATATGGCTGACAGACAGCTTAACTTTGATTTTCAAATCGTATATGCTAATAACCACTTAAACACAAGCAATGCTAACGCCTTTATTGATGATGAAAAGATAGAAGTGGTGGGGCGAAACTATGTCGACGTTGCAACCATTAAAGGAATAAATGTATATATTTGTGCAACAACTGCTGATGATTTTAATGCAATGTATAACGTTAAGATCAATGAAAAAAGTATTTCGGGTAACAATGTAGTTTTGTCATCAAAAGTAATGAAAGATCTAAACATCAAACCTGGTGATAAAGTAAATCTATCATTAAATGGCATTGAAAAAATCGTTACAGTCAGCGATAAAACTGACTTACTAGATAATTCAGCATTTGCCGTATATGTTTCAAAAGATTTGTTCGACATTTCAAATTATAAAAAGACTAGAATTTGTGGAAAGATTTCTAAGCAAAATTCAATTACCGAATTAAAGTCCAAGGCTTCTCAACGCAACTTGGATTTTTATTCTATGACAGATATTAAAACTCAGTGGAAAGAAAACATTGTTAGAGGAATAGAACCC is drawn from Caldicellulosiruptor naganoensis and contains these coding sequences:
- a CDS encoding ABC transporter permease, whose protein sequence is MIFILVAGRIKNKLERNRNIPITIAVMLVCIIILSTGVVYSNARRTMLEQYWAKNGSADLIVLGKKDKLSSVNMMDCNYTAIGINTSGTLIEHNKIGRYGIIAYADINKVNEHYSLKLTNAVFSNEAIITSHLAKELNVQKNAIISINNTKYKIVQILESTDIFNINNDIVLINGDPDNYDVDTVCLLIDCAHNVEKINNLIDYFKAQDISYINRYENIKPLTDEFDNLLSNIYILFAAIAIIGGVLIYNTYSINVRKRLEYWGTLRTLGLKKSKVIVTMLMEICFYSILGIMFGVVFGIGMGILICILTDTNIYSYIPENYFTIIAIAISLIVPIMSVLLSTRKLLKKSPIEMLFGTRSTADKNRPRSAITIEIGIGILLIVLSVVDILMFGKFDDKTLVLVYSLQIILCLIGVIFILKPFIEVSAKFLMNIKNPFLRLACFNIKTNLVSLKGIVMSMVLTVIILYTIIGFSTNFKDWAVNMADRQLNFDFQIVYANNHLNTSNANAFIDDEKIEVVGRNYVDVATIKGINVYICATTADDFNAMYNVKINEKSISGNNVVLSSKVMKDLNIKPGDKVNLSLNGIEKIVTVSDKTDLLDNSAFAVYVSKDLFDISNYKKTRICGKISKQNSITELKSKASQRNLDFYSMTDIKTQWKENIVRGIEPLEYIIAAIIIALMLLLGNTILTNAEEKKHNFLILRSIGLKRKNVKTILMFEYLITEMVTILVSIGMGIVVSKKFFAINCIMSGFSVDYKAPIIQFALIGIAILILSCVYSLKIFTKISVDDIISEIRYY